A portion of the Luxibacter massiliensis genome contains these proteins:
- a CDS encoding MATE family efflux transporter, with the protein MEKTTLSENKMGVMPVPKLLISMSLPMIISMLVQALYNIVDSVFVAQINENALTAVSLAFPVQNLMIAIAAGTGVGINALLSRNLGEKKFKEADETARNGIFLGIISCIVMALIGIFGSRLFFTIQTNDPEIVQYGTQYMLIITVVSAGIFMQITFERLLQSTGKTIYNMITQGTGAIINIILDPILIFGMFGLPRLEVAGAAIATVIGQIVAVLLSLYFNCKKNTELNLNMKGFRPNKTIIANIYKVGVPSIIMQSIGSVMVFGMNKILLLFSSTAAAVFGVYFKLQSFIFMPVFGLNNGMIPIVAYNYGAKDKKRIQGTIRLSILLAVGIMLIGLALFQLFPAKFLSFFDASAQMLEIGVPALRIISLSFIFAGYSIIVSSVFQALGNGVYSLIVSVARQMFVILPVAYIFAELFGLARVWWAIPIAEIVSLVLCTLLFKRINRLKLIPLEKPEDTPGEEAP; encoded by the coding sequence ATGGAAAAAACAACACTATCTGAAAATAAAATGGGCGTCATGCCTGTCCCCAAACTGCTGATATCCATGTCTCTGCCTATGATTATCTCCATGCTAGTGCAGGCTCTGTACAACATCGTAGACAGCGTGTTTGTCGCGCAGATTAACGAAAATGCACTGACCGCCGTTTCCCTGGCATTTCCTGTGCAAAACCTTATGATCGCCATCGCCGCAGGTACAGGGGTAGGCATCAACGCCCTTCTGTCAAGGAATCTTGGTGAAAAAAAATTTAAAGAAGCGGATGAAACAGCCAGGAACGGGATTTTTCTTGGCATTATCAGCTGTATTGTCATGGCCCTGATAGGAATTTTTGGTTCCCGCCTTTTTTTCACTATTCAGACAAATGACCCGGAAATTGTCCAGTACGGAACCCAGTATATGCTTATTATTACAGTTGTCTCTGCGGGAATCTTTATGCAGATTACCTTTGAGCGCCTGCTGCAGTCCACTGGTAAGACTATCTATAACATGATTACCCAGGGTACCGGGGCTATCATCAATATTATCCTGGATCCAATCTTGATTTTCGGTATGTTCGGGCTGCCCCGGCTGGAGGTGGCTGGCGCCGCCATTGCCACCGTCATCGGACAGATTGTGGCAGTGCTGCTTTCTCTTTATTTTAACTGTAAAAAAAATACAGAACTGAATCTAAATATGAAAGGGTTCCGGCCTAACAAAACGATTATTGCCAACATCTATAAAGTAGGGGTTCCTTCTATTATTATGCAGTCCATTGGCTCTGTCATGGTATTTGGCATGAATAAGATTCTTCTCCTGTTCTCCTCCACTGCAGCGGCAGTGTTTGGAGTATATTTTAAACTGCAGAGCTTTATCTTTATGCCTGTATTTGGACTGAACAATGGTATGATCCCCATTGTTGCCTATAACTATGGCGCCAAGGACAAAAAACGTATCCAGGGCACCATTCGTCTGAGCATCCTGCTTGCAGTAGGCATTATGCTGATAGGCCTTGCCCTGTTCCAGCTATTCCCTGCAAAGTTTTTGTCTTTCTTTGATGCATCGGCACAAATGCTGGAAATTGGCGTGCCGGCCTTAAGAATCATCAGCCTCAGCTTTATCTTTGCTGGTTATTCTATTATCGTAAGCTCTGTATTCCAGGCTCTGGGAAACGGTGTGTACAGCCTCATTGTCTCTGTGGCCAGGCAGATGTTCGTGATTCTTCCTGTGGCCTATATATTTGCAGAACTTTTCGGATTGGCAAGGGTATGGTGGGCCATCCCCATAGCAGAGATTGTCTCGCTTGTGTTATGTACACTTTTATTTAAGAGGATAAACCGCCTTAAGCTCATCCCTCTTGAGAAGCCGGAGGATACCCCCGGCGAGGAGGCCCCCTGA
- a CDS encoding AraC family transcriptional regulator, producing the protein MKDSYKYSYKVGGKLLTSLSVYNVGYQKCEPFYQWGPGIRNHFCIHHILSGCGTYSVNGNTYRLSAGDTFILFPDTEVRYSADRENPWEYAWVGFMGTDAAPIIQATDFTREAPYIQKSGPPGKLLRDRLNKIYEVKGNSYEAAVAMAGALYTLLAAFMQYASRSEPVKNIRLAYVEKAEDYISTSYSYPITVEDVASYVGISRSYLYRSFLTCLGQSPKEYLSEFRIRQASRLLKETSLSVSAVAYSVGFENNLYFSKAFKKQVGVTPTQYREKGGMGTLKSKTPMQA; encoded by the coding sequence ATGAAAGATTCATATAAATATTCATATAAAGTAGGGGGGAAACTCCTGACATCCTTATCTGTGTACAATGTGGGGTATCAGAAGTGCGAACCTTTTTATCAGTGGGGGCCGGGAATCAGGAACCATTTCTGTATCCACCATATTCTTTCAGGGTGCGGCACCTACAGTGTAAATGGAAATACATACCGGCTGTCTGCAGGCGATACTTTTATTTTGTTTCCGGACACAGAGGTTAGGTACTCTGCAGACAGGGAAAATCCATGGGAATATGCCTGGGTCGGCTTCATGGGGACAGACGCCGCGCCTATTATCCAGGCCACAGATTTTACGAGAGAGGCACCTTATATTCAAAAATCCGGCCCCCCGGGGAAACTCTTGAGGGACCGGCTGAACAAGATCTATGAAGTGAAAGGGAACAGCTATGAGGCGGCAGTGGCCATGGCGGGGGCCCTTTATACCCTGCTGGCTGCGTTTATGCAGTATGCATCCCGGTCAGAGCCTGTCAAAAATATACGGCTGGCCTATGTGGAAAAGGCCGAGGACTACATATCGACCAGCTATTCCTATCCAATTACGGTGGAAGATGTGGCATCCTATGTGGGAATCAGCCGGAGTTATCTGTACCGTTCTTTCCTGACCTGCCTGGGCCAGTCGCCCAAGGAATATTTGAGTGAATTCCGTATCCGCCAGGCCAGCCGCCTGTTAAAAGAGACAAGCCTTTCTGTGTCAGCAGTGGCCTACTCTGTGGGGTTTGAAAATAATCTGTACTTTTCTAAGGCTTTCAAAAAGCAGGTGGGAGTGACGCCCACGCAATACAGGGAAAAGGGCGGCATGGGAACCCTTAAGTCAAAGACCCCGATGCAGGCATAG
- a CDS encoding galactokinase produces the protein MRKKLTAKFKELFGSAEGTKLYFSPGRVNLIGEHTDYNGGHVFPCALTLGTYALARKREDRLMHFYSMNLDNFGIVEASVDDLANKAEYGWANYPLGIVWAFAQRGIRLKSGFDMVIWGNIPNGSGLSSSASLEVLTGLILTDLFGIDTLSMTDLALIGQYSENHFNGCNCGIMDQFTVAMGKKGHAIFLDTSNLSFQYAPVELEDAKIIITNSKVKHSLVDSKYNERRQECADALAALQEELDIHSLGDLDMDIFNKFKEAIHDPVQVQRARHAVSENQRTIEAVRALKDGDISSFGKLMNQSHISLRDDYEVSCPEVDTLVELAWAIPGVIGSRITGGGFGGCSVSIVKNDAIDTFIDTVGKAYKEKVGHEADFYTVEIGDGAHKL, from the coding sequence ATGAGAAAAAAACTGACGGCAAAATTTAAAGAGCTCTTTGGGAGCGCTGAAGGTACCAAACTTTATTTTTCCCCCGGGCGTGTCAATTTAATTGGCGAGCACACCGACTATAACGGCGGCCATGTATTCCCCTGCGCCCTAACCCTGGGCACCTACGCCCTGGCACGGAAAAGGGAGGATCGCCTTATGCACTTTTATTCCATGAATCTTGACAATTTCGGCATTGTGGAGGCGTCAGTTGATGACCTTGCCAACAAGGCAGAATATGGGTGGGCCAATTATCCCCTGGGCATTGTCTGGGCCTTCGCCCAGAGAGGCATCCGCTTAAAGTCTGGATTTGATATGGTCATATGGGGCAATATCCCCAATGGTTCCGGCCTCTCCTCCTCTGCTTCCCTGGAAGTCCTCACAGGCCTGATTTTGACCGATCTTTTTGGCATTGACACACTCTCCATGACTGACTTAGCCTTAATCGGGCAATACTCAGAAAATCATTTTAATGGCTGCAACTGCGGTATCATGGATCAGTTTACAGTAGCCATGGGAAAGAAGGGCCACGCCATCTTCCTTGACACTTCAAACTTAAGTTTCCAGTATGCCCCAGTGGAGCTTGAAGATGCTAAAATTATTATCACAAACAGCAAAGTGAAACACAGCCTGGTAGATTCCAAATACAATGAACGCCGCCAGGAATGTGCAGACGCCCTGGCGGCCCTCCAGGAAGAATTAGATATCCACTCTCTGGGTGACTTAGATATGGATATTTTTAATAAATTTAAAGAAGCCATACATGACCCTGTACAGGTACAAAGGGCCAGACATGCTGTCTCTGAAAACCAGCGTACAATTGAAGCCGTCCGGGCATTGAAGGATGGAGATATAAGCAGCTTCGGCAAATTAATGAACCAGTCTCATATCTCACTGCGGGATGACTATGAAGTCTCCTGCCCCGAGGTAGATACTCTGGTAGAACTGGCCTGGGCCATTCCCGGCGTTATCGGTTCCAGAATTACGGGCGGCGGATTTGGAGGATGTTCAGTGAGCATCGTGAAGAATGACGCTATAGATACATTCATTGACACAGTGGGCAAAGCCTACAAAGAAAAGGTAGGCCATGAAGCTGATTTCTATACAGTAGAGATCGGGGACGGGGCGCATAAACTCTAA
- the galE gene encoding UDP-glucose 4-epimerase GalE — MSVLVLGGAGYIGSHTVYELIDKGEDVAIVDNLETGHIEAVHPKARFYQGDIRDRAFVDSVFEKEPVDAVIHFAANSLVGESMSNPLKYYDNNVCGTKVLLESMIAHDVKKIVFSSTAATYGEPENIPILEQDRTCPTNTYGETKLAMEKMMKWTDMAHGLKYVALRYFNACGAHERGCIGEAHSPETHLIPLILQVPLGQREYISIFGDDYDTKDGTCIRDYIHVTDLAQAHILAVDYLMKGGQSNTFNLGNGVGFTVREVIEAAQEATGLAIAAKTAQRRAGDPARLIASSDKARSVLGWNPQHADLKEIISSAWKWHSGHPHGFESQEV; from the coding sequence ATGTCTGTATTAGTATTAGGAGGAGCCGGGTACATCGGCTCACACACAGTTTACGAACTGATTGACAAGGGAGAAGATGTGGCCATAGTGGATAATCTGGAAACAGGCCATATTGAAGCAGTCCATCCAAAGGCACGATTTTATCAGGGGGATATCAGGGACCGTGCTTTTGTAGACTCTGTTTTTGAGAAGGAGCCTGTTGACGCAGTCATCCATTTTGCAGCAAACTCCCTGGTAGGCGAGAGTATGTCCAACCCTCTGAAATATTACGACAATAATGTCTGCGGAACCAAAGTGCTTCTGGAATCCATGATTGCCCATGATGTCAAAAAAATTGTCTTTTCCTCCACCGCCGCCACCTACGGTGAACCGGAGAATATCCCTATACTGGAGCAGGACAGAACCTGCCCCACCAATACATATGGGGAGACGAAGCTGGCCATGGAGAAAATGATGAAATGGACAGATATGGCCCACGGGTTAAAATATGTGGCCCTGCGCTATTTCAATGCCTGCGGGGCACACGAAAGGGGCTGCATCGGCGAGGCACACAGTCCAGAGACCCACCTCATCCCACTGATCCTGCAGGTTCCTCTGGGGCAGAGAGAATACATCAGCATATTTGGTGATGATTATGATACTAAAGACGGCACCTGTATCCGTGACTACATCCACGTGACAGACCTTGCGCAGGCCCACATTCTGGCAGTGGACTATCTTATGAAGGGCGGGCAGAGCAATACCTTTAATCTGGGGAACGGCGTAGGTTTTACTGTGCGGGAAGTCATTGAGGCTGCCCAGGAAGCGACTGGTCTTGCTATTGCCGCAAAGACAGCGCAAAGGAGGGCCGGCGACCCGGCAAGGCTGATTGCATCCAGTGATAAGGCAAGATCTGTCCTTGGATGGAACCCCCAGCACGCAGACTTAAAGGAGATTATTTCCTCTGCATGGAAATGGCACAGTGGGCACCCCCATGGTTTTGAGTCACAGGAGGTGTAG
- the galT gene encoding UDP-glucose--hexose-1-phosphate uridylyltransferase: MFYEAVKKLVQYGISTGLTPECERIYTTNLLLELFGEHEYEDTDCDMSCIKLEDILKELLDEACRRGMIEDHITDRDLFDTKLMNCLLPRPAQVQHTFWGLYEHSPKAATDYYYTFSQDSDYIRRYRVRKDIQWTVETIYGTLDITINLSKPEKDPKAIAAARNAKASSYPKCLLCMENEGYAGHMNHPARENHRIIPVTINQSRWGFQYSPYVYYNEHCIVFNGEHIPMKIDKATFCKLFDFVKLFPHYFLGSNADLPIVGGSILSHDHFQGGNYTFAMARAPIVERFTVPGFEDVTAGIVKWPLSVIRLQGEDESRLIGLADHILKKWRGYTDKSAFIFAETEGQPHNTITPIARMRDGLYELDLTLRNNITTDEHPLGVYHPHAGLHHIKKENIGLIEVMGLAVLPSRLKGEMELLEEYILEGKDIRSSNILAKHADWAEGFLPHYPDIHAGNIGDILKQEIGKVFCQVLEDAGVYKYTKEGREAFFRFISAL, encoded by the coding sequence ATGTTTTATGAAGCAGTTAAAAAGCTTGTGCAGTATGGTATTTCCACTGGACTCACACCGGAATGCGAAAGGATTTATACGACCAACCTCCTGCTGGAGCTTTTTGGTGAACATGAGTATGAAGATACAGACTGCGACATGTCCTGTATAAAGCTGGAAGATATTTTGAAAGAACTTCTTGACGAGGCATGCAGGCGGGGAATGATTGAGGATCATATTACAGACAGAGATTTATTTGATACAAAGCTGATGAACTGCCTGCTGCCCCGCCCTGCACAGGTACAGCACACCTTCTGGGGCCTGTATGAGCATTCACCAAAAGCTGCCACAGACTATTATTATACATTCAGCCAGGACAGCGACTATATCCGCAGATACCGGGTAAGAAAGGATATACAGTGGACTGTAGAGACCATCTATGGGACATTGGATATTACCATCAACCTATCCAAGCCGGAAAAGGATCCCAAGGCCATCGCCGCGGCCAGGAATGCTAAAGCATCTTCCTACCCCAAATGCCTGCTTTGTATGGAAAATGAAGGTTATGCAGGCCACATGAACCATCCGGCCAGGGAGAACCACCGGATTATCCCCGTCACCATCAACCAAAGCCGCTGGGGGTTCCAGTACTCCCCCTATGTATACTATAACGAGCACTGTATTGTTTTTAACGGTGAGCATATCCCCATGAAGATAGATAAGGCCACATTTTGCAAGCTGTTTGACTTCGTCAAACTATTTCCTCATTATTTTCTTGGTTCCAATGCAGATCTGCCTATTGTGGGGGGATCCATTTTAAGCCATGACCATTTCCAGGGAGGAAATTATACCTTTGCCATGGCCAGGGCGCCCATTGTTGAGCGCTTTACTGTGCCTGGCTTTGAAGATGTCACTGCTGGGATTGTAAAGTGGCCCCTCTCTGTCATCCGCTTACAGGGTGAAGATGAAAGCCGGCTGATCGGCCTTGCCGACCATATCTTGAAAAAATGGAGGGGGTATACGGATAAGTCTGCCTTTATATTTGCCGAGACAGAAGGCCAGCCCCACAATACCATCACCCCTATCGCCCGGATGCGTGACGGCCTGTATGAGCTGGATCTGACCCTGCGCAACAATATCACCACCGATGAGCATCCCCTGGGAGTATACCATCCCCACGCCGGACTGCACCATATCAAAAAAGAAAATATTGGACTGATCGAAGTCATGGGACTGGCAGTCCTCCCCTCACGCCTGAAGGGAGAAATGGAGCTGTTGGAAGAATATATACTGGAAGGCAAAGACATCCGAAGCAGCAATATCCTCGCCAAACATGCAGACTGGGCGGAGGGGTTCCTCCCCCATTACCCAGATATCCATGCCGGAAATATTGGAGATATCCTAAAACAAGAAATAGGCAAGGTATTCTGCCAAGTACTGGAGGACGCCGGCGTCTACAAATATACAAAAGAAGGCAGAGAAGCATTTTTCCGTTTTATATCTGCGCTTTAA
- a CDS encoding ABC transporter ATP-binding protein, whose protein sequence is MADIQLKHVYKRFDGGVTAVEDFNLDIKDQEFVIFVGPSGCGKSTTLRMIAGLEEISDGQLIIDGKAMNQVQPWDRDIAMVFQNYALYPHMSVFENMSYSLRLKKVPKKERRKKAEEIAKILGLEEVLDRKPGELSGGQKQRVAMGRAIVRNPKIFLMDEPLSNLDAKLRTQMRAEILKLYGSLHSTFIYVTHDQTEAMTLGTKIVVMREGVIQQVASPEQLYNEPANVFVAGFIGTPPMNFFQGKCCRGGEYGVRLRTGDISVDLTEAMAERVRRKGYMGEEVIIGVRPEDMLLNEGGIKHEIKVYEMLGAEAYLYFDYEGKDVAVRTTPDIRLKRGDSAGLSFRRERIHLFDAGRQTRI, encoded by the coding sequence GTGGCTGATATTCAGTTAAAACATGTATATAAGAGATTTGACGGGGGTGTCACTGCAGTGGAAGATTTTAATCTGGATATTAAGGACCAGGAGTTTGTCATCTTTGTAGGGCCCTCCGGCTGCGGCAAGTCCACGACACTTCGGATGATTGCGGGGTTAGAGGAGATCTCGGACGGGCAGTTGATTATTGACGGCAAGGCCATGAACCAGGTGCAGCCATGGGACCGTGATATAGCCATGGTTTTCCAGAATTATGCCCTCTACCCACATATGTCAGTTTTTGAAAATATGTCTTACAGCCTCAGGCTGAAAAAGGTACCCAAAAAGGAGCGCAGGAAAAAGGCAGAGGAAATTGCCAAAATCCTGGGTCTTGAGGAAGTGCTGGACAGAAAGCCGGGGGAACTTTCAGGGGGACAGAAGCAACGGGTTGCAATGGGTAGGGCCATTGTCAGGAACCCTAAAATATTCCTGATGGATGAACCTTTATCTAATCTAGATGCAAAGTTGAGGACGCAGATGAGAGCAGAAATATTAAAGCTCTATGGCAGCCTGCATTCTACGTTTATCTATGTCACCCATGACCAGACAGAGGCTATGACCCTGGGAACAAAAATAGTTGTCATGAGGGAGGGGGTCATCCAGCAAGTTGCATCACCAGAACAGCTGTATAATGAACCGGCCAATGTATTTGTAGCTGGTTTTATCGGAACGCCCCCCATGAACTTCTTTCAAGGAAAATGCTGCCGGGGCGGAGAGTATGGGGTACGCCTGCGGACCGGGGATATATCTGTGGACCTCACGGAAGCTATGGCAGAAAGAGTACGCAGAAAAGGCTATATGGGGGAGGAGGTCATAATCGGTGTAAGGCCTGAAGATATGCTCCTTAATGAAGGGGGCATAAAGCATGAGATAAAAGTATATGAGATGCTGGGGGCAGAGGCATATCTTTACTTTGATTATGAAGGAAAAGATGTGGCGGTCAGGACAACTCCGGACATCCGGCTTAAAAGAGGGGACAGCGCAGGACTGTCCTTTAGAAGAGAAAGAATCCATTTATTCGATGCAGGCAGGCAGACAAGAATATGA
- a CDS encoding HAD family hydrolase, whose amino-acid sequence MIKGILFDKDGTLVDFFSLWLGAAEEVTGKFLRKNSMPEDREMREYIMEAMGIKNNKADPKGGLAYKSYAEIAKDLEKALSKKNISISVREIGAQLEGMFTQYISGDDVCYIETADLKVLLEKLKRMEIYIGLATADTLYSALKCLESLNILAEFDYIGADDGVKRPKPYSDMFQEFQEKFSLKPEEIAVVGDTCNDMVFARQNGGIGIGVLSGVSKREDFGKEADYILASVEGLPAFLKELQNRQEE is encoded by the coding sequence ATGATTAAAGGAATTTTATTTGATAAAGATGGGACGCTTGTGGACTTTTTTTCATTGTGGCTGGGGGCGGCAGAAGAAGTCACAGGAAAATTTCTGAGGAAGAACAGTATGCCGGAAGACAGAGAAATGAGGGAATATATTATGGAGGCCATGGGGATTAAAAATAATAAGGCAGATCCCAAAGGTGGACTGGCATACAAATCCTATGCAGAAATTGCAAAAGATCTGGAGAAGGCCCTGAGTAAAAAGAATATCTCCATAAGCGTGCGGGAAATAGGCGCCCAGCTTGAGGGCATGTTTACCCAATACATATCAGGTGATGACGTATGTTACATAGAAACAGCAGATCTTAAAGTGCTTCTGGAGAAGTTAAAGAGGATGGAGATTTACATAGGACTGGCCACGGCGGACACCCTTTACAGCGCCCTGAAATGTCTTGAGTCACTTAACATATTGGCGGAATTTGACTATATTGGGGCGGACGATGGCGTAAAGCGTCCAAAACCCTATTCTGATATGTTTCAGGAATTCCAGGAAAAGTTTTCTTTAAAACCTGAGGAAATTGCGGTGGTGGGAGATACCTGTAATGATATGGTGTTTGCCAGACAAAACGGCGGGATAGGGATTGGCGTCCTCAGTGGCGTAAGTAAAAGGGAAGATTTTGGAAAAGAGGCGGACTATATACTTGCGTCCGTGGAAGGGCTGCCTGCTTTTCTCAAAGAGCTTCAAAACAGACAGGAGGAATAA
- a CDS encoding CehA/McbA family metallohydrolase, which translates to MHCKMEERIIFKIGKASHKLHMESLDIPCAATQLHIDVVLPGELRYMGFILAEDPDINIRLQKLLGYGEQRLGIGESVQDTTIGGVPGRIQAGSWRIGLGIFTEYVEHTLGERTEEITVIVSDKKEKISDPIDGECWVAKGLCISEEKYMWDKVYGEEKRWYKGDFHTHTRLSDGKESIASAVHRAEQVEMDFYVPTEHNLMHTGWCKTSLCILPGIEVTTDKGHMNVFGIQKMPERIFDIVAHNGEAIVDSYVEDVIFQAKQEGWILSINHPFLTIWRWRYSQTKMQDIDCIEIINDPTYPDGPPSNDMAIRFLDTVWKEGHRIWGIGGSDSHNLENELYEGAVLPSAAGDPGTWVFCPSLTPRNLMESVKEGHICVTRFCRIEPEIYVGREKYLPGSRITDRACTVIYKAEVTGLDQEPDIFLVLDGEYKKLPVANPSPGIYSIRAELDLAETLWQWFRLEARSSGGDFLGYVNPVWRGNKVPKLKTFGEILKKAEGSEND; encoded by the coding sequence ATGCATTGTAAGATGGAAGAGCGTATTATATTTAAAATCGGGAAAGCTAGTCATAAGCTGCACATGGAATCTTTAGACATTCCATGTGCAGCAACTCAGTTACATATAGATGTGGTATTACCCGGAGAACTCAGATACATGGGTTTTATCCTGGCAGAAGATCCAGACATAAATATCCGGCTTCAGAAGCTTTTAGGGTATGGGGAGCAAAGACTGGGAATCGGGGAAAGTGTACAGGATACGACAATCGGAGGTGTGCCAGGCAGGATACAGGCAGGAAGCTGGAGAATTGGGTTGGGTATTTTTACAGAATATGTGGAGCATACATTGGGGGAGCGGACAGAAGAAATTACAGTCATAGTCTCAGATAAAAAGGAGAAGATATCTGACCCCATAGATGGTGAATGCTGGGTAGCAAAGGGACTCTGTATATCTGAAGAGAAGTACATGTGGGATAAGGTGTATGGCGAAGAGAAAAGGTGGTATAAAGGAGATTTCCATACACATACAAGACTTTCTGATGGGAAGGAAAGCATTGCCAGTGCAGTGCATAGGGCAGAGCAGGTAGAAATGGATTTTTATGTCCCTACGGAACATAATCTGATGCACACGGGGTGGTGTAAGACCAGCCTTTGCATCCTTCCGGGCATTGAAGTCACAACAGACAAAGGGCATATGAATGTATTTGGCATCCAGAAAATGCCGGAAAGAATTTTTGATATTGTGGCGCACAATGGTGAGGCAATTGTAGATTCTTATGTAGAAGATGTGATTTTCCAGGCAAAGCAGGAGGGATGGATCTTAAGTATAAACCATCCATTCCTGACAATATGGAGGTGGCGGTACTCCCAGACAAAAATGCAGGATATTGACTGCATTGAGATCATAAATGACCCTACCTATCCCGACGGGCCGCCCTCCAATGACATGGCGATTCGATTTCTGGATACAGTCTGGAAGGAGGGGCACCGTATATGGGGAATCGGGGGGAGCGATTCACATAATCTGGAAAATGAACTGTATGAGGGGGCTGTTCTGCCCTCTGCGGCAGGGGATCCGGGGACATGGGTATTTTGCCCTTCCCTTACCCCCAGAAACCTAATGGAATCCGTGAAGGAGGGACACATATGCGTCACCAGGTTTTGCCGGATAGAGCCAGAAATATATGTGGGCAGGGAGAAATATCTGCCCGGCAGCAGGATCACAGACCGTGCTTGTACAGTTATATATAAAGCAGAAGTGACAGGACTGGATCAGGAACCGGATATTTTTCTTGTACTGGACGGAGAATATAAAAAGCTGCCTGTGGCAAACCCATCACCCGGCATATACAGTATACGGGCGGAGCTGGATCTTGCGGAAACTCTTTGGCAGTGGTTCAGATTAGAGGCCAGAAGCAGCGGCGGGGATTTTTTAGGGTATGTAAACCCAGTCTGGAGGGGGAATAAAGTGCCAAAGCTTAAAACCTTTGGGGAAATACTAAAAAAAGCAGAAGGATCAGAAAATGATTAA
- a CDS encoding ABC transporter substrate-binding protein, translated as MRKRVIAALLVCALGMSAATGCADTAKAETARTEDGKIQLDLWYSGGKTAVNVFQEIVDAFNESQEEYEVHTTTQADYTETYEKLQAGIAGKKAPDMALLDTDKSRNLSSKNLVADINPFIEADSEFPEEDYLSVFYEQGLDKEGKLFALPAYGTTQVLYYNKAAFEKAGIDPASIETWQDLAGAAEKMTAQDGSFIGWEPMWGSANLIDAALSNGAALVSDDGKTALINSQEWVQVWESFRTWIHDDKIMKVNSGGQGWEYWYTTIDDVLQNKAGGYTGSSGDQADLDFSIVGAMEQPGFNNSPSAPTADALQLVMLENSSEEEKQGVYEFMKYFTTPENQAKWSMATGYVAVRESTQEVDEFKAYTEKNPQALVPLSQAAHGTPALEDPTGGKILDALSIAADQVELENTPAQEALDEACKTAQEALDAL; from the coding sequence ATGAGAAAAAGAGTAATAGCAGCATTATTAGTATGTGCACTTGGAATGTCTGCGGCGACAGGCTGCGCGGACACCGCCAAGGCAGAGACAGCGAGGACAGAAGATGGAAAGATACAATTGGATTTGTGGTATTCAGGGGGGAAGACAGCAGTCAATGTTTTTCAGGAAATTGTAGATGCTTTCAATGAATCACAGGAGGAGTATGAAGTACATACAACCACCCAGGCGGATTACACTGAGACATATGAGAAGCTGCAGGCAGGCATTGCAGGGAAGAAGGCGCCGGATATGGCCCTGCTGGATACGGATAAATCAAGAAACCTGTCATCTAAAAACCTGGTAGCAGACATAAACCCATTTATTGAAGCAGACAGTGAATTTCCGGAGGAGGATTATCTGTCAGTCTTTTATGAGCAGGGACTGGATAAAGAGGGAAAGCTATTTGCGCTGCCTGCATATGGCACAACCCAGGTTCTTTATTATAACAAGGCCGCATTTGAAAAGGCAGGCATTGACCCGGCGTCTATTGAGACATGGCAGGACTTGGCAGGGGCGGCAGAAAAAATGACTGCCCAAGACGGCTCCTTCATAGGATGGGAACCCATGTGGGGTTCTGCAAACCTGATAGATGCAGCATTGAGCAACGGAGCCGCCTTAGTCAGCGATGATGGGAAAACTGCGCTGATTAATTCGCAAGAGTGGGTGCAGGTATGGGAGAGCTTCCGCACATGGATCCATGATGACAAGATTATGAAGGTAAATTCCGGCGGACAGGGTTGGGAATATTGGTATACAACCATTGATGATGTCCTCCAGAATAAAGCAGGGGGTTATACAGGCTCATCAGGAGACCAGGCAGACCTGGATTTTAGTATTGTCGGGGCAATGGAGCAGCCAGGATTCAATAACAGTCCCTCGGCACCTACGGCAGACGCCCTTCAGCTTGTAATGCTGGAAAATTCTTCAGAGGAAGAAAAACAGGGTGTATATGAATTTATGAAATATTTTACAACGCCAGAAAATCAGGCGAAATGGTCTATGGCAACAGGGTATGTGGCAGTGAGGGAGTCAACGCAGGAAGTAGATGAATTTAAGGCTTATACGGAGAAAAACCCACAGGCCCTCGTGCCTCTTAGCCAGGCTGCCCACGGGACGCCGGCTTTGGAGGATCCTACAGGAGGTAAAATCCTGGACGCACTTTCTATTGCAGCGGATCAGGTAGAACTGGAGAATACGCCCGCACAGGAGGCCCTTGACGAGGCATGTAAAACGGCTCAGGAAGCATTGGATGCATTGTAA